The Acidobacteriota bacterium genome has a segment encoding these proteins:
- a CDS encoding cytochrome c3 family protein — MGRATRSPYRFLLPLAFLGVLFSSSYGANWDDNSCVGCHTELGDEYVVPVHGWRESSHASAGVACEQCHGGNPSSWDVEEAMSEAKGFVGRPVGAEIVMICGTCHADPERMRPYGIRTDQLTFYRTSHHGKAVLKRRSTDAATCIDCHGSHRILSPSHPKSLVHHGNVPETCAKCHADEAMMSKYNLPTDALAEYKESHHGMLLYRDDNPLVPDCATCHGIHGATPPGVEDVSQVCGNCHGNTAESYAKSPHERARHFYGSPRCVDCHGNHRILFPSRELFTAEDGCASCHADDRGAEMAAAFYQELDHTASSLEEAKASLEDAPARLIYLDPFRERLREADSRLIEAGPVSHALDLDALKKITSEATAIADEVHHTIEGKKRELAVRKGAWFVVAFVAVLWVMFLILKLRQIPNPYEEPRGAEDER, encoded by the coding sequence ATGGGACGAGCCACGCGTTCCCCTTACCGTTTCCTGCTGCCCCTTGCTTTCCTGGGCGTGCTCTTTTCCTCTTCCTACGGTGCAAACTGGGACGACAACTCCTGCGTCGGCTGCCACACGGAGCTCGGAGACGAATACGTGGTTCCCGTGCATGGATGGCGGGAGAGCTCTCACGCGTCCGCAGGCGTGGCGTGCGAGCAGTGCCACGGGGGCAATCCCTCGTCGTGGGACGTGGAGGAGGCGATGAGCGAGGCGAAGGGTTTCGTGGGGCGGCCCGTGGGAGCGGAGATTGTGATGATTTGCGGAACGTGCCACGCGGACCCCGAAAGGATGCGGCCTTACGGAATTCGCACCGACCAACTGACCTTTTACCGGACGAGCCATCACGGGAAGGCCGTGCTGAAGCGCAGGAGCACCGATGCGGCGACATGCATAGATTGCCATGGAAGCCACCGGATACTCTCCCCGTCCCATCCGAAGTCTCTCGTCCATCACGGGAACGTTCCTGAAACGTGCGCGAAATGCCATGCTGACGAAGCGATGATGTCGAAGTACAACCTTCCGACCGATGCGCTTGCCGAATACAAAGAGTCCCATCACGGCATGCTCCTTTACCGGGACGACAATCCGCTCGTCCCCGATTGCGCGACCTGCCACGGCATCCACGGCGCCACGCCGCCCGGCGTGGAGGATGTGAGCCAGGTTTGCGGCAACTGCCACGGCAACACCGCCGAAAGTTACGCCAAGAGCCCCCATGAGAGGGCGCGCCATTTCTATGGGTCTCCGCGTTGTGTGGACTGCCACGGGAACCACCGCATCCTCTTTCCGAGCCGGGAGCTTTTTACGGCGGAAGACGGCTGCGCCTCATGCCACGCCGATGACCGCGGTGCCGAGATGGCCGCCGCTTTCTACCAGGAACTCGACCACACGGCGTCGTCGCTGGAGGAGGCGAAGGCCAGCTTGGAGGACGCCCCTGCCCGGCTGATTTACCTCGATCCTTTCCGCGAACGCCTGCGCGAAGCCGATTCCCGCCTCATCGAGGCAGGCCCCGTGTCCCATGCGCTGGATCTCGACGCCCTCAAGAAAATCACTTCCGAGGCCACGGCGATCGCCGATGAAGTCCATCACACCATTGAGGGGAAGAAGAGGGAGCTGGCCGTTCGCAAGGGGGCATGGTTCGTAGTCGCCTTTGTGGCGGTGTTGTGGGTCATGTTCCTCATTCTGAAGCTCAGGCAGATTCCCAACCCCTACGAGGAGCCGCGAGGCGCGGAAGACGAGCGGTAA
- a CDS encoding cytochrome b N-terminal domain-containing protein, whose product MGNSGKPETSERETSSGKKSPLPSFEEIEKRYPFDDMVRLLPFYKILIGPIGERLGLRSIMHSFLAHPVPAHINYRTGFGTAAFMMFLIQIATGYLLAMYYQPTPDHAYESVVHITTTVPFGWLVRSIHFWAANFMIVFVMLHMMRVFWHGAYKYPREYNWMVGVCLLMLTLAAEFTGYLLPWNQVSYWATTVGTETAAVVPVIGEHLLLLLRGGKQISAVTLTRFYAFHVFVWPAAIILLLVGHFFMMRRQGFAEPYSEDARDARHERNPREENAS is encoded by the coding sequence ATGGGAAATTCCGGAAAGCCCGAGACGTCCGAGCGCGAAACTTCCTCCGGGAAGAAGAGTCCCTTGCCGTCGTTTGAAGAAATCGAGAAGCGGTATCCGTTCGACGACATGGTGAGGCTCCTGCCCTTCTACAAAATTCTCATCGGCCCCATCGGGGAACGCCTGGGCCTTCGCTCCATCATGCATAGCTTTCTCGCCCACCCAGTGCCGGCGCACATCAACTACAGGACCGGATTTGGGACGGCCGCGTTCATGATGTTTCTTATCCAGATCGCGACGGGATATCTCCTCGCCATGTATTACCAGCCCACGCCCGACCACGCCTACGAAAGCGTGGTTCACATCACCACGACGGTGCCGTTCGGGTGGCTGGTGCGCAGCATCCATTTCTGGGCCGCGAACTTCATGATTGTGTTCGTGATGCTGCACATGATGCGCGTCTTCTGGCACGGGGCGTACAAGTATCCACGCGAATATAACTGGATGGTGGGCGTCTGCCTTCTCATGCTGACGCTGGCCGCTGAGTTTACGGGCTACCTCTTGCCGTGGAACCAGGTTTCCTACTGGGCCACGACCGTGGGCACGGAAACGGCGGCCGTGGTGCCGGTGATAGGCGAGCATCTGCTGCTTCTTTTGCGGGGCGGCAAGCAGATCTCGGCCGTGACGCTCACGCGCTTCTACGCCTTCCACGTGTTCGTCTGGCCTGCGGCCATTATTCTTCTTTTGGTCGGGCATTTTTTCATGATGCGGCGCCAGGGCTTCGCCGAACCCTATAGTGAAGATGCCCGCGACGCACGGCATGAACGTAACCCCCGCGAGGAAAACGCCTCATGA
- a CDS encoding Rieske (2Fe-2S) protein, which translates to MQDKTGLSAPTRKDKGVNLDKVYGRRTFIDYIINSGFFLAIAGTMYPLFSYFWPSETIQMTGSGRLTLPLGELPVGASKKVGFMGDTVIVVRVSESEVRALSAACTHLGCLVTWKKEAHQLVCPCHVAKFDLHGAVTGGPAPSPLRVYKARISGDHVFVEA; encoded by the coding sequence ATGCAAGACAAGACGGGCCTCTCGGCCCCTACCCGAAAAGATAAGGGTGTAAACCTTGATAAGGTTTACGGGCGCCGCACGTTTATCGACTACATCATTAACAGCGGCTTCTTCCTCGCAATCGCGGGGACCATGTACCCTCTCTTTTCGTATTTTTGGCCCTCCGAGACGATACAGATGACGGGCTCAGGGCGTCTTACGCTGCCGCTCGGGGAGCTTCCGGTGGGAGCTTCCAAGAAGGTGGGCTTCATGGGCGACACCGTGATTGTGGTGCGCGTGAGCGAATCGGAGGTGCGCGCCCTGAGCGCGGCGTGCACCCATTTGGGCTGTCTCGTCACATGGAAAAAGGAGGCGCACCAACTGGTATGTCCGTGCCACGTCGCCAAGTTTGATCTGCACGGCGCCGTGACAGGCGGCCCTGCGCCGTCGCCTTTGCGGGTTTACAAGGCGCGCATTTCGGGCGACCACGTCTTCGTTGAGGCATGA
- a CDS encoding NapC/NirT family cytochrome c, whose translation MKFRRIVRRIILGPEDLTWGAKAFHAVIFAFVALILAVLGLAEYSTRPAFCNSCHIMEPYYVSWSTSSHNEVPCVDCHYPPDIRGTVWVKYQALSQLAKYVTRTYGTKPYAEIEDASCLRAGCHDTRLLSGEVEYHEHVVFDHTPHLAEMRRQKRLRCTSCHSQMAIGDHMSATKETCFLCHFKNLEHEAEKDISRCTLCHTQTPETVELDGFKFEHAAYAGRGIRCQKCHGTMAVGDGRVEKSKCLNCHAEPDRLEFYSQEIVLHRRHVTEHNLSCGHCHADILHERRATQRAFDASCSSCHSQMHSAPQLLYAGRGGIGVPDMPSHMFFMSVDCTGCHFSHTRPDKRASFAGQTLATTEAACVGCHDSDAKGLMADWVASVDEMLELLGKKIRLTDKIYSRARGRNIPQKTWEEATQAYEAAHHNYSLVLYGHGVHNVEYAMALLERSEEDCDTVAKLLQ comes from the coding sequence ATGAAATTTCGCCGAATCGTCAGACGAATAATCCTGGGGCCGGAGGATTTGACGTGGGGAGCCAAAGCTTTCCACGCGGTGATTTTCGCGTTCGTCGCCCTCATCCTGGCGGTTCTGGGATTGGCGGAATACAGCACGCGGCCTGCGTTCTGCAACTCGTGCCACATCATGGAACCTTATTACGTTTCATGGTCGACGTCCTCCCACAACGAAGTGCCCTGCGTGGACTGCCATTATCCCCCCGACATTCGCGGCACCGTGTGGGTCAAATACCAGGCGCTCTCCCAGCTTGCGAAATACGTCACCCGCACCTACGGCACGAAGCCTTACGCGGAGATTGAAGACGCTTCTTGTTTGCGCGCGGGATGCCACGACACGCGGCTTCTTTCGGGCGAGGTGGAATACCACGAGCACGTCGTTTTCGACCACACGCCTCACCTCGCCGAGATGCGGCGCCAGAAGAGGCTCCGCTGCACCTCGTGCCATTCGCAGATGGCAATCGGGGACCACATGTCGGCGACCAAGGAGACCTGTTTTTTGTGTCACTTCAAGAATCTGGAACACGAAGCGGAAAAGGACATTTCCCGGTGCACCCTTTGCCACACGCAAACTCCGGAGACGGTGGAGCTCGACGGGTTCAAGTTCGAGCATGCGGCCTATGCCGGCCGCGGCATCCGGTGCCAGAAGTGCCACGGCACGATGGCGGTGGGGGACGGGCGCGTGGAGAAGAGCAAGTGCCTCAATTGCCACGCCGAGCCGGACCGGTTGGAGTTCTACAGCCAGGAAATCGTCCTCCACCGGAGGCACGTGACGGAGCACAACCTGTCGTGCGGCCACTGCCACGCCGACATCCTCCACGAGCGCAGGGCGACCCAGCGCGCTTTCGACGCTTCCTGCAGCTCGTGTCACTCGCAGATGCATTCCGCCCCGCAGCTTCTTTACGCCGGAAGGGGCGGCATCGGGGTTCCCGATATGCCCAGCCACATGTTCTTTATGAGTGTTGACTGCACCGGCTGCCACTTTTCCCATACGCGGCCGGACAAGAGGGCGAGCTTCGCGGGTCAAACCCTCGCCACGACGGAGGCGGCGTGCGTCGGCTGCCACGACAGCGACGCCAAGGGTCTGATGGCGGATTGGGTTGCGAGCGTGGACGAGATGCTCGAGTTACTGGGGAAAAAGATCCGGTTGACGGATAAAATCTACTCGCGGGCGCGGGGGAGGAACATTCCTCAAAAAACCTGGGAGGAGGCCACCCAGGCCTACGAGGCCGCCCATCACAACTACTCCCTCGTCCTCTACGGGCATGGCGTCCACAACGTGGAGTATGCCATGGCGCTCCTTGAGCGGAGCGAAGAGGACTGTGATACCGTAGCAAAGCTGCTTCAATAA
- a CDS encoding cytochrome c3 family protein, with protein MCHSDPDLSVQRRGQVVRLFVDEEKFSASVHGGLDCIFCHADLDGAEFPHEVSLERADCSPCHEELQEKYDVSLHGRAAARGDPLAPLCQDCHGSHEILPTSDPESAVVTMKVPFLCGRCHREGSPVTITHDIPQEKILEHYSQSIHGEGLFHRGLSVTAVCTSCHTAHDILPHTDPRSSIARQNIAKTCARCHELIEDVHRKIVEGELWEKEPHRVPACVDCHEPHKARKVFYDQGMADRDCLSCHDDETLTATRDGETVKLYADKRELAGSMHSKVTCAQCHTGCSPDRVRACETVIPKVDCSVCHAEVVQEYTESVHGSLAAKDDPNAPLCADCHSEHGALGKYDPESPIFPTNIPALCALCHREGEKAAVRYAGEQHEIIKHYTESIHGKGLLQSGLVVTATCTSCHTAHHELPHTDPRSSIARQNIAKTCARCHNGIYEQFVASIHSPKVSRTEKELPVCDTCHTAHTIRRIDIAGFKLEIMKTCGNCHLEIAETYFETYHGKVSQLGYVKTAKCYDCHGSHDILPIENPRSLLSRQNVVATCQKCHPGATRRFAGYLTHATHHDPDKYPWLFFTFWGMTGLLVGVFTVGWFHTLLWFPRAIEMRRKRKHAKIQEERQFRRFTRLNSILHVLMVASFLSLALTGMTLKFSYTNWALLLSNVLGGFESAGYIHRLAAVVMFGVFFVHLADLVKNKRKYYGSWRALLFGPDTMIPTLRDVREAWGSLKWFVGRGERPSYGRWTYWEKFDYFAVFWGIAIIGSTGLILWMPELFTLLLPGWLINVATIIHSDEALLATGFIFTVHFFNTHLRPEKFPMDITVFTGRMPLEEFEDERPDEHRALVESGELEKYLVEPLPSVVVRTIRGFAWAALAVGFIMVVWIVYAMVAVYR; from the coding sequence ATGTGCCACTCCGACCCCGATTTGAGCGTCCAGCGGCGGGGACAGGTGGTGCGGCTTTTCGTGGACGAAGAGAAATTTTCCGCATCCGTTCACGGCGGCCTCGACTGCATCTTCTGCCACGCGGACCTCGACGGCGCCGAATTCCCCCACGAAGTTTCCCTCGAGCGCGCGGACTGCAGCCCATGCCACGAGGAACTGCAGGAGAAGTACGACGTCAGCCTGCACGGGCGGGCCGCCGCCCGGGGCGACCCCCTTGCCCCCCTCTGCCAGGACTGCCATGGCAGCCACGAAATTCTTCCGACTTCCGATCCCGAATCGGCCGTGGTGACCATGAAGGTTCCCTTTCTCTGCGGGCGCTGCCACCGCGAGGGCTCCCCCGTTACCATCACGCATGACATACCGCAGGAAAAGATTCTCGAGCACTACTCCCAGAGCATTCACGGCGAGGGCCTGTTCCATCGCGGCCTTTCCGTTACCGCGGTGTGCACTTCGTGCCATACGGCGCACGATATCCTTCCTCACACCGATCCCCGGTCGTCCATTGCCCGTCAAAACATCGCCAAGACCTGCGCCCGCTGCCATGAGCTTATCGAGGACGTGCATCGGAAAATCGTTGAGGGAGAGCTGTGGGAAAAGGAGCCCCATCGCGTGCCGGCCTGCGTGGACTGCCACGAGCCCCACAAGGCGCGCAAGGTGTTCTACGACCAGGGCATGGCCGACCGCGACTGCCTTAGCTGCCACGACGACGAAACCCTGACGGCCACGCGCGACGGCGAAACCGTGAAGCTCTATGCGGACAAGCGCGAGCTTGCCGGCTCCATGCATTCCAAGGTCACCTGCGCCCAGTGCCATACGGGGTGCAGCCCAGATAGGGTTCGCGCCTGCGAGACCGTGATTCCGAAGGTGGACTGCTCCGTTTGCCACGCCGAGGTGGTGCAGGAGTACACGGAGAGCGTGCATGGGTCGCTTGCCGCGAAGGACGACCCGAACGCTCCCCTGTGCGCCGACTGCCACAGCGAGCACGGCGCGCTGGGAAAGTATGATCCGGAATCGCCCATTTTCCCGACCAACATTCCCGCCCTCTGCGCTCTGTGCCACCGCGAGGGTGAGAAAGCCGCCGTTCGCTACGCCGGGGAGCAGCACGAGATTATCAAACACTACACGGAGAGCATCCATGGGAAGGGGCTCCTGCAGAGCGGCCTCGTGGTAACGGCGACATGCACCTCGTGCCACACGGCGCACCACGAGCTGCCCCATACCGATCCGCGCTCCTCCATTGCCCGTCAAAACATCGCCAAGACCTGCGCTCGGTGCCACAACGGCATCTACGAACAATTCGTCGCCAGCATTCATTCACCCAAGGTGTCGCGGACGGAAAAGGAGCTCCCGGTGTGCGACACCTGCCACACCGCCCACACTATTCGTCGAATCGATATTGCCGGCTTCAAGCTCGAGATCATGAAGACCTGCGGGAACTGTCATCTCGAAATTGCCGAAACATATTTCGAAACGTACCACGGGAAAGTCTCCCAGCTGGGGTATGTAAAAACCGCCAAGTGCTACGACTGCCACGGCTCCCACGACATCCTGCCCATTGAAAATCCCCGCTCGCTCCTTAGCCGTCAGAACGTCGTCGCCACATGCCAGAAATGCCACCCCGGGGCGACGCGGCGCTTCGCCGGCTATCTCACGCATGCGACGCACCACGACCCCGACAAGTATCCCTGGCTCTTTTTCACGTTCTGGGGCATGACGGGCCTTCTCGTCGGCGTGTTTACCGTGGGATGGTTTCATACGCTGCTTTGGTTTCCGCGCGCCATCGAGATGCGCCGCAAGCGCAAGCACGCGAAGATTCAGGAAGAAAGACAGTTTCGCCGCTTCACGCGGCTCAACAGCATCCTGCACGTCCTTATGGTTGCGAGCTTCCTGAGCTTGGCGCTTACCGGCATGACGCTCAAATTCTCATACACGAACTGGGCCTTGTTGCTGTCCAATGTTTTGGGAGGTTTCGAGTCCGCGGGCTACATCCACCGCTTGGCCGCGGTTGTGATGTTCGGCGTTTTCTTCGTGCACTTGGCGGACCTGGTAAAGAACAAACGGAAGTATTACGGCTCGTGGCGCGCCCTGCTTTTCGGCCCCGACACCATGATTCCCACGTTGCGAGACGTCCGGGAAGCCTGGGGCTCCCTCAAGTGGTTTGTCGGGCGGGGCGAGCGTCCCAGCTACGGACGGTGGACCTACTGGGAAAAATTCGACTACTTCGCCGTGTTCTGGGGCATCGCCATCATCGGCTCGACGGGCCTCATACTTTGGATGCCGGAGCTTTTCACGCTTCTGCTTCCGGGGTGGCTCATCAACGTTGCCACCATCATCCACAGCGACGAGGCGTTGCTCGCCACCGGCTTCATTTTCACCGTCCACTTTTTTAATACCCACCTTCGCCCCGAAAAATTCCCCATGGACATCACGGTTTTCACGGGGCGGATGCCTCTCGAGGAATTCGAGGACGAACGGCCTGACGAGCACCGGGCGCTGGTCGAGAGCGGGGAGCTGGAGAAATACCTGGTGGAGCCCCTGCCCTCCGTCGTGGTGCGGACCATTCGAGGGTTTGCCTGGGCGGCCCTTGCCGTGGGCTTTATCATGGTCGTCTGGATTGTCTACGCCATGGTAGCTGTGTATCGGTAG
- a CDS encoding cytochrome c3 family protein, producing the protein MHGGFSCTDCHEGITDFPHEVAPTPPGEPQACAACHDTAQEEYELSVHAALRRSGDILVATCTDCHGTHDILPTDDAESRVHPIHLPRTCARCHASEEFLRRGGIARIRPFEEYALSVHGRLLLEESLDMAPSCATCHESHSVLAAGDPRSPVHPQNVPSTCGLCHGDVEQEYAESIHGQALAAGIRDAPTCTDCHSEHGIRRHEDPLSPVSIEAVSQTCAACHGAERLVRRYGLPGRKVSTYFDSFHGLADRYGDTTVAKCDSCHGAHNIKPSTDPESMVHSSHLAETCGACHPGAGETFPLGTIHGDETETFGALVVYWVRIIYIWLIAGTLAFMAAHNLIDFTGKMRRMYGKIPEEYLHLRFTLNERFQHWLLMASFIVLVVSGFALRLDWGIPFVAQEVNVWLRSISHRVAAVVFIAVCLYHIGYLLFARRGRGQWREMWPRLQDVRDALGNLRYQMHWSHEEPAYGRFAYQEKVEYFALLWGSVVMILTGLMLWFDNQTLHFGPKWVIDVAHTVHYYEAILATFAIILWHLYGVMVNPHVAPMSMVWLTGKATHEQMEEEHAREWEKIRGESAPPPEGTGARGDRGPSE; encoded by the coding sequence GTGCACGGCGGCTTCTCGTGCACGGATTGCCACGAGGGGATAACCGACTTCCCGCATGAGGTAGCGCCGACCCCGCCCGGCGAGCCCCAGGCGTGCGCCGCCTGCCACGACACGGCGCAGGAGGAATACGAACTTTCCGTCCATGCGGCTCTGCGGCGCTCGGGCGATATCCTCGTGGCCACGTGCACCGACTGCCACGGGACGCATGACATTCTTCCGACGGATGATGCCGAATCGCGCGTTCATCCCATCCACCTGCCGAGGACGTGCGCACGCTGCCACGCTTCCGAAGAGTTTCTGAGACGAGGCGGCATCGCACGCATCCGCCCCTTTGAGGAGTACGCCCTCTCGGTGCATGGACGGCTCCTTCTTGAGGAGAGCCTTGACATGGCGCCTTCATGCGCCACCTGTCACGAAAGCCACAGCGTTCTCGCCGCGGGGGATCCCCGGTCGCCCGTCCACCCCCAAAATGTTCCTTCGACGTGCGGCCTGTGCCACGGGGACGTCGAACAGGAATACGCGGAAAGCATCCACGGGCAGGCACTCGCGGCGGGCATCCGCGACGCCCCGACCTGCACGGACTGCCACAGCGAGCACGGCATCCGCCGCCACGAAGACCCCCTCTCGCCCGTTTCCATCGAGGCGGTCTCTCAAACCTGCGCCGCATGCCATGGGGCGGAGCGCCTTGTGCGGCGCTATGGACTTCCGGGCCGGAAGGTAAGCACCTACTTCGACAGCTTCCACGGCCTCGCCGATCGCTACGGCGACACCACTGTGGCAAAGTGCGATTCCTGCCACGGGGCGCACAACATCAAGCCTTCCACCGACCCCGAGTCCATGGTTCATTCTTCGCACCTTGCTGAGACCTGCGGCGCCTGCCATCCAGGGGCGGGGGAAACTTTCCCTTTGGGAACAATTCACGGCGACGAGACCGAGACATTCGGCGCCCTGGTGGTGTATTGGGTGCGCATAATTTATATTTGGCTCATCGCCGGGACGCTCGCGTTTATGGCCGCGCACAACCTCATCGACTTTACGGGGAAGATGCGCCGCATGTACGGAAAAATTCCAGAGGAGTATCTCCACTTGCGCTTTACCCTGAACGAGCGCTTCCAGCACTGGCTCTTAATGGCATCGTTCATCGTGCTCGTGGTGAGCGGCTTCGCCCTTCGCCTCGACTGGGGCATTCCCTTTGTGGCACAGGAAGTCAACGTCTGGCTGCGCAGTATCTCCCACCGTGTCGCCGCGGTGGTCTTCATTGCCGTTTGCCTCTACCATATAGGATATTTGCTTTTTGCAAGACGCGGGCGCGGGCAATGGCGCGAGATGTGGCCGCGCCTGCAGGATGTGCGCGATGCTTTGGGGAACTTGCGCTATCAGATGCACTGGTCGCACGAAGAACCTGCGTACGGACGCTTTGCTTACCAGGAAAAAGTGGAATACTTTGCCCTCCTCTGGGGCTCCGTGGTTATGATTCTCACGGGCCTTATGCTGTGGTTTGATAACCAGACGCTGCATTTCGGGCCTAAATGGGTAATCGATGTTGCTCACACGGTGCACTACTACGAGGCGATTTTGGCCACGTTTGCTATCATCCTTTGGCATCTTTACGGCGTGATGGTGAATCCCCACGTCGCTCCAATGTCCATGGTGTGGCTCACCGGCAAGGCCACGCACGAGCAGATGGAGGAAGAGCACGCCCGCGAGTGGGAGAAGATTCGGGGGGAAAGCGCCCCTCCGCCCGAAGGAACCGGCGCGCGGGGCGACCGAGGACCTTCCGAATAG
- a CDS encoding Rrf2 family transcriptional regulator: MLYSKTCEYAIRALTCLASKPQGDYMTIKDIAQEEGLPPYFLSKILQILARHKILDSAKGPTGGFALARPKKEIFLSEIVFSIEGEDVYERCAVGFLECNDETPCPMHEIWTCVRDQILEYLKITSLAQLAEAVHYKREKLAEKQGKEPAEGPRKIAQAPRP; this comes from the coding sequence ATGCTCTACTCAAAAACGTGCGAATACGCCATCCGGGCGCTGACCTGCTTGGCTTCAAAGCCGCAGGGAGACTACATGACCATCAAGGATATTGCCCAGGAAGAAGGGCTGCCGCCCTACTTTCTCTCAAAAATCCTGCAAATCTTGGCGCGTCACAAAATCCTCGACTCGGCCAAGGGCCCGACGGGCGGTTTCGCGCTGGCGCGTCCCAAGAAAGAGATATTCTTGAGTGAGATCGTGTTTTCCATAGAGGGCGAGGACGTGTACGAGCGCTGCGCCGTGGGTTTTTTGGAATGCAACGACGAGACTCCGTGCCCGATGCACGAGATATGGACTTGCGTGAGGGATCAAATTCTGGAGTATTTGAAAATCACCTCTCTCGCACAGCTCGCGGAGGCCGTGCACTACAAGCGCGAGAAACTTGCGGAGAAACAAGGCAAAGAACCGGCCGAAGGGCCGCGCAAGATAGCGCAAGCCCCACGGCCATAG
- the pyrR gene encoding bifunctional pyr operon transcriptional regulator/uracil phosphoribosyltransferase PyrR, protein MTKAKRELMDAKAMDEALHGIAGAFLKRHQESLPLCALLGIRTRGVFLAERLQAKIQETSGRRLPLGILDITLYRDDLTMIGPNPIVKSTEIQFSLDDKFILLVDDVLFTGRTIRAALDELVDFGRPKRIELAVLIDRGHRELPIAADYAGLRLETAPGDNVHVMCRELEGEDRVVLEATAQEKKR, encoded by the coding sequence ATGACAAAAGCCAAGCGCGAGTTGATGGACGCCAAAGCGATGGACGAGGCGCTCCATGGAATCGCTGGCGCATTTCTAAAGCGGCACCAAGAATCGCTTCCCCTCTGCGCCCTTTTGGGCATTCGCACGCGCGGCGTCTTCCTGGCAGAGCGCCTTCAGGCCAAAATCCAGGAAACCTCGGGCCGACGTCTCCCCCTGGGCATTCTGGACATCACGCTCTACCGCGACGATCTCACCATGATCGGGCCGAACCCTATCGTCAAGAGCACCGAAATTCAATTTTCCCTCGACGACAAGTTCATACTGCTCGTGGACGACGTGCTTTTTACTGGGCGCACCATCCGCGCCGCCCTCGACGAGCTTGTGGACTTCGGACGCCCCAAGCGGATCGAGCTCGCAGTGCTCATCGACCGCGGACACCGGGAGCTTCCCATCGCCGCGGACTACGCGGGCCTCAGGCTCGAAACCGCGCCCGGAGACAACGTTCACGTGATGTGCCGCGAGCTTGAGGGCGAGGACCGCGTTGTGCTCGAAGCGACGGCACAGGAGAAGAAGCGTTGA
- a CDS encoding aspartate carbamoyltransferase catalytic subunit: MNGAAEREKTFRHRHLLGTKGLSPEDISLLLDTAEALKEVSTRPIKKVPALRGKLVVNLFFEPSTRTRSSFEIAQKRLMADSLSFTASSSSTSKGETLLDTARNLEAMAPDLIVVRHAAAGVPHMLAQRLKSSIVNAGDGAHEHPTQALLDALTIRERKGTLEGLRVAIVGDIAHSRVVRSNVHLLRAMGARVTLCGPPTLMPVAVEVLGTNVTHRIEEALDGADVVMMLRIQMERQNRKTFPTAREYFNLFGLTEERLRLARKDVIILHPGPLNRGVEIAPEVADGPYSVILEQVANGVAVRMAVLYLLVGGSGKEEG, translated from the coding sequence TTGAACGGCGCGGCGGAACGGGAAAAAACTTTTCGCCACCGACACCTGCTCGGCACCAAGGGACTTTCGCCCGAAGACATCTCGCTTCTGCTCGACACCGCCGAAGCGCTCAAGGAGGTGTCCACGCGCCCCATCAAGAAGGTGCCGGCGCTCCGCGGGAAGCTCGTGGTGAACCTTTTCTTCGAGCCCTCGACGCGCACGCGCTCCAGTTTCGAGATCGCCCAAAAGCGCCTCATGGCGGACTCGCTGAGCTTTACGGCGTCCAGCTCGAGCACCTCCAAGGGCGAAACGCTTCTTGACACGGCGCGCAACCTCGAGGCCATGGCGCCCGACCTCATCGTCGTCCGCCACGCGGCGGCCGGCGTGCCCCACATGCTCGCGCAGCGCTTGAAGTCGTCCATCGTGAACGCGGGCGACGGCGCGCACGAGCATCCCACGCAGGCGCTCCTCGACGCCCTCACCATCCGCGAGCGCAAGGGTACGTTGGAGGGCCTTCGCGTCGCCATCGTGGGCGACATCGCCCACTCGCGCGTCGTCCGCTCGAACGTGCACCTGCTGCGCGCGATGGGCGCCCGCGTAACGCTCTGCGGCCCGCCCACGCTCATGCCCGTAGCCGTCGAGGTGCTCGGGACGAACGTCACCCACCGCATCGAGGAGGCCCTCGACGGGGCGGACGTCGTCATGATGCTCCGCATACAGATGGAGCGCCAGAATCGGAAAACCTTCCCGACGGCAAGGGAGTATTTCAACCTCTTCGGGCTCACGGAGGAGCGGCTGCGCCTCGCCCGGAAGGACGTCATCATCCTGCACCCGGGGCCCCTAAACCGGGGCGTCGAGATCGCGCCCGAGGTGGCCGACGGCCCCTACTCGGTCATCCTTGAGCAGGTCGCAAACGGCGTCGCCGTCCGCATGGCGGTGCTGTACCTGCTGGTGGGTGGAAGTGGAAAGGAGGAAGGCTAA